From the genome of Takifugu rubripes chromosome 10, fTakRub1.2, whole genome shotgun sequence:
TGACTCAGGCTCTGCTGTTGCCGCTGCCACGCCTTGCCTTGAAATGCAGGATGTAGCATTTTCTCCCCCCTTTTCCGTCTATCAGAGCTGCCATAGGGGAACCAGGTTGCGTTCCATAGATGGAAGCGGCATAAATGTTGCATGTGGGAGAACTTCAACATTGGTGTGGGAGTGCAAGAATAATCTCTTATCTGTTAAAAACATTTGCTGAGTACATGCTATAAATGTATTAATGTAGCCCAGAGATGAGCAGACACATTCTAAGAAGTAATCCAATTTGCAAACATCTTTAATGACATGCTAGTTGTATGTTACATGCTTTTTTTACAACACATATGTGGTTGGATGCATTTGCACTAGGATATCCCGTGACCTCTAACACCTCCGCTAAGTCTTTAACAAGCTCATGCTatcaggctaatgctaacaggctGTTTAAAGCCTTTCTGATTTAGCTGCTTTTGTAGGATCCCCTTTAAAGCAATCCtaatacaggaaaaaaaaatatgaaaagtGATAATCACAGGATAACAGTTGAGATAGATGTAGTGGAACAATAGCTTCAAAAGAACTGTCAGATATAAATGGTAATACTGCCTATTTAATTTTAGCTCGGCAAATATTAAAGGTAGAAACTAATTACCGATTACACAGCACAACTTTTATCAGATTAAAATAAGGAAGGGCATTCAATAGTCCTTATTAAAACTCACAAAGGTAATATTCTTCATTAGTGAGGGAagaattttcatttatttggatATTACATCCAGGCACATCCAAGAAAAGATGGAAAGATTCTGAATCCTCAGCTTCAGTTGTCCTCCAGATTCAGGGATTTTCTGCCGCTGCAGCCCATTTGAACGCTACATCATGTCGATGTCCATCACATCAGCAGTGGGACACATCCCTGACAAGACCAGGTCATCTCGGAAAGACGCGGAAAGGTGGCTATAAAGTTTAAACTGGGCTACCTTCACTTCCAATGTGACAGTCGTGAATGCAGATTAAACCTCTGAGCTGTGGGTTTTACCTCCACTAACATTCCACCCAAGATATTTGCAGAACCAAAGTGATTTATGATTTATTCTGATTTAACTATGGGTCAACATGGCTTAAAGATTGAAATGGAAATGACAGGCAAGAGTGCGATATCGTCCTACTTCAATGTCAGTTCGCATTTTGCCACACCAGTCAAGGCGGGGGCAGCGCTATCTGTCACCCACGGTAATTTCCCCCCCCTTTCAGAAGCATTTAAATAATTAAGCCTGCTCTTTCTGTCGCTGCCACTTTCAGTAAATACTTTAGAGTCAAGTAAGGCTGAGACTACGTTGATCCATTTAgggtctctgtctgtgtgtatttttaattattttccacTGAGGAGTTTCTATTTATGGGCCAGACTTGATATAATTGTCTCCATCAGATTTGCAGCTGAACTCTTTTGGGACTGGCCTATATAATACCGTGTTATCCATTCAGTGACATCCTTTGTCCAGTAAAAATAGCAAGGTCATTATGATAAAAGTCATTTTAATAATAGGTATTGAGGCTTTGTGGCCTTGGGTGGTCACAGCTTGGTATTTTTGTTCTCCAAAGAACACATTAATTGCACTAATAGCATGATTACAGTATTGCGCTAGCGATGCTAATGAACGCCTGTTTCGTGATGGAAAGGTGTCCCGGGATGCGGTGTCAGCAGGCAAGCGTGGACGGTTCCCGAGGCGAGAGTGGGGACGAGCTAGCGATGGTGACCAGCCCCCCCAGGTCGCCCGGTTCCCCGCAGACGGTCCTGAGGGACAACACGCCATCACCGCCCTCCAGGCTTAGCAACAGCAATGGGCCCGTGTGGACACGGGATGCCGGCCTGGACAACCCCGCCTTTGAGGAGAGCACAGAGGAAGACAGTGGGTGGAGTCAAGGGTCGTTAGTAAAGGTCACGGCGGGTCTGTCCAAGAGtcagtctctgtctcctcccatCTTTAGGTGTGGTCGGTTTGGAATGCGTGGTCCCCAGGGTGAAGCGGCCCCTCAGTAATCCCTGCATCCACCTCCTCCGCTCTGTCAGCTCCACCTCCTCGGGGTGGGACTGCATGGAGTCGCCTCCTCTCTCCGCTGAAGAAGGTATGGCGTGACTGATAAAACGGTCCGATTTATAGTGTCGGGTCACATTTTTGTGAGGCTGGAACGAGTTGCATGTAGAAAGGTCTAAATGCATCCGTGTGCTCATTAAGGCTGCGTGAAGCTGCCCTCGCTCCCCGAGGGGGAGATTACGGCCATCGAGGTGCACCGGGCCAACCCGTATGTTGAACTGGGCATTAGCATTGTTGGCGGAAACGAGACGCCGCTCATCAACATCGTGATCCAGGAAGTGTACAGAGACGGGGTCATTGCCCGAGATGGGAGGCTTCTAGCTGGGGATCAAATATTACAGGCGAGCTTTGATCTTTTCCCAGTTTGATCTGATAACTCCCCTGATGCCTCGGCTTTGAATCTCAACTCCTACAATTAATGTGCTTGTCTGTGCAGGTCAACAATGTGGACATTAGTAATGTCCCCCACAGTTTTGCCCGTTCCACGCTGGCCCGGCCCTgcaccaccctgcagctgacgGTGCTCAGAGAGCGCCGCTGCGCTTCCCGagcgcccccctcctcctcctcctcctcctccactccggCTGCGCCCCACGCCCCCTGCTCCACCCCCGAGGGCACCCCGTCCAGCCCCAACACGCTGAGAATCACTTTGCACAAGCGGGACTCCACCGAGCAGCTCGGCATCAAGCTGGTGCGGCGGACGGACGAGTCGGGGGTCTTCGTGTTGGACCTGCTGGACGGCGGGCTGGCAGCGAAGGATGGCAGGCTGAGAAGTAATGACCGTGTTTTAGCCGTCAATGAGCAGGACCTACGGCACGGGACCCCCGAACAGGCGGCCCAGATCATACAGGTGAGGAGTTGGAACCCAGgaatcctttttttcttctcacctgagACATGAAATCAAAAGCGCAGCGTCTTTGTCGTCCCAGGCCAGCGGAGAGCGAGTCCATCTGCTGATCGGTCGACCCAGCAAGCCGACTCCGCCGGTGCCGCCGAAATCAAGCTCCGCCAGAGACCTTTACTGCCTTGATCACTTCCTGCCTAACCACAGCTCCTCCCAGAGTCCTGTCCCCGCCCACCTCTCCCGCACCAGCTCCCACAGAGTGAGCACTCgggttattttatgtttttggaTATAAACATCAATTTTGGGCGCTTTATTGCATGTTATTTAATGATGCTGTGCGTGGATCTATTGTAGGACTTTTCCCAGTGCGTGACCTGTAAGGAGAAACACATCACTGTTAAGAAGGAACCGCAGGAGTCTCTGGGCATGACTGTTGCAGGGGGGCGGGGCAGCAAGAGCGGCGAGCTGCCCATCTTTGTGACCAGCGTCCAGCCCCACGGCTGCCTGTCCAGGGACGGGAGAATCAAACGAGGTAAACGCCGCCCTCGCGACTCACGGCGTTGGGACCAAATTCACCCCGATATCAACGCGCCGGTCCCGCTCTGTCCTTCAGGTGACGTCCTGCTGAGCATCAACGGGCAGGACCTGACGTACCTGAGCCACAGCGAGGCTGTGGGCACGCTGAAAGCCAGCGCCGCCTCGCCCTCAGTCCAGCTGCGGGTACTGGAGGTCAGCATGGTGGAGGAGCACGACCACGACGAGCTGCTCCCTCACACGCATGACAGCGACTTCGACGCCAACTGGTCCCCGTCATGGGTCATGTGGTTGGGTTTACCCAGGTGAGGCCCGGGACAttttaaaagacaaataaacccaggaggatttttttttttttttggacaagcagctcttttctttttgcggCAGCTACCTGCACAGCAGCCACGAGATCGTGCTGCGGCGGAGCCACCCCGGCAGCTGGGGGTTCAGCATCGTCGGGGGCTATGAGGAAAGCCACAGCAACCAGGCGTTCTTCATCAAGACCATCGTCCTCGGCACACCCGCGTACTACGATGGCCGGCTCAAGTGAGTGAAGAGCATCTGTTGATTATATTAACAGTGGCGTGACTAGAAGGTAAATAAACTGCATGAAAATATGACTTCATATCACCATAATCTGTTCCAGCTGCTTTTTCCCCTCAACTAATTGCCTAATTGTGTGTGGTCCATTTAACATCCACCTCCATTCATAGTTTTTGTCCATTTCTTATTGATCTATTTGATTGACACTTCACTCTAAGCGGGCGGGTTCTGTTTACCACCATCTCCGCAGGTGCGGAGACATGATCGTCGCGGTCAACAGCCTGTCGACAGCGGGGATGAGCCACTCAGCTCTGGTGCCCATGCTGAAGGAGCAGCGCAGCCGCGTGGCGCTGACTGTGGTCTCCTGGCCCGGCAGCCTGGTGTAACCGGGTCGCGCCGCTCAACGTCAATGATGAATGTTCGATATCAGGAACGGCCTCGGCCAAAGTGAACTGGTACTCGCTACCGTACATCACTCCATACCAGGCTTAATCCAGGACCAAAAGTATTCGGAGCCGTAGTATACCCAGCAGGACCAAACCTGCCCCGAGCCAGGCGGGAAACTGAACCAGATTGTGCCACGTCATTCGACAGACTGCCCTCACCGCTGCGCCGCTGAGATCATATGGCTGCGTTCGCCCTCACGGGGAGAACACCAACTGTTAACAGGTG
Proteins encoded in this window:
- the lnx2a gene encoding ligand of Numb protein X 2a isoform X1, translating into MSCIEAVVMGSPGCEVGPVEPATEALCPECGQIHRGWENHLYNYRLEVDDDLVCHICLQPLVQPLDTPCGHTFCARCLRSFLQERDFCPLDRTRLQLQACRRSSILVNKLLDKLSVSCPLTPLCSLSMPRCDLEAHLKHRCPGMRCQQASVDGSRGESGDELAMVTSPPRSPGSPQTVLRDNTPSPPSRLSNSNGPVWTRDAGLDNPAFEESTEEDSVVGLECVVPRVKRPLSNPCIHLLRSVSSTSSGWDCMESPPLSAEEGCVKLPSLPEGEITAIEVHRANPYVELGISIVGGNETPLINIVIQEVYRDGVIARDGRLLAGDQILQVNNVDISNVPHSFARSTLARPCTTLQLTVLRERRCASRAPPSSSSSSSTPAAPHAPCSTPEGTPSSPNTLRITLHKRDSTEQLGIKLVRRTDESGVFVLDLLDGGLAAKDGRLRSNDRVLAVNEQDLRHGTPEQAAQIIQASGERVHLLIGRPSKPTPPVPPKSSSARDLYCLDHFLPNHSSSQSPVPAHLSRTSSHRDFSQCVTCKEKHITVKKEPQESLGMTVAGGRGSKSGELPIFVTSVQPHGCLSRDGRIKRGDVLLSINGQDLTYLSHSEAVGTLKASAASPSVQLRVLEVSMVEEHDHDELLPHTHDSDFDANWSPSWVMWLGLPSYLHSSHEIVLRRSHPGSWGFSIVGGYEESHSNQAFFIKTIVLGTPAYYDGRLKCGDMIVAVNSLSTAGMSHSALVPMLKEQRSRVALTVVSWPGSLV
- the lnx2a gene encoding ligand of Numb protein X 2a isoform X2 is translated as MSCIEAVVMGSPGCEVGPVEPATEALCPECGQIHRGWENHLYNYRLEVDDDLVCHICLQPLVQPLDTPCGHTFCARCLRSFLQERDFCPLDRTRLQLQACRRSSILVNKLLDKLSVSCPLTPLCSLSMPRCDLEAHLKHRCPGMRCQQASVDGSRGESGDELAMVTSPPRSPGSPQTVLRDNTPSPPSRLSNSNGPVWTRDAGLDNPAFEESTEEDSVVGLECVVPRVKRPLSNPCIHLLRSVSSTSSGWDCMESPPLSAEEGCVKLPSLPEGEITAIEVHRANPYVELGISIVGGNETPLINIVIQEVYRDGVIARDGRLLAGDQILQVNNVDISNVPHSFARSTLARPCTTLQLTVLRERRCASRAPPSSSSSSSTPAAPHAPCSTPEGTPSSPNTLRITLHKRDSTEQLGIKLVRRTDESGVFVLDLLDGGLAAKDGRLRSNDRVLAVNEQDLRHGTPEQAAQIIQASGERVHLLIGRPSKPTPPVPPKSSSARDLYCLDHFLPNHSSSQSPVPAHLSRTSSHRDFSQCVTCKEKHITVKKEPQESLGMTVAGGRGSKSGELPIFVTSVQPHGCLSRDGRIKRGDVLLSINGQDLTYLSHSEAVGTLKASAASPSVQLRVLEVSMVEEHDHDELLPHTHDSDFDANWSPSWVMWLGLPSYLHSSHEIVLRRSHPGSWGFSIVGGYEESHSNQAFFIKTIVLGTPAYYDGRLK
- the lnx2a gene encoding ligand of Numb protein X 2a isoform X3 — its product is MSMSITSAVGHIPDKTRSSRKDAERCPGMRCQQASVDGSRGESGDELAMVTSPPRSPGSPQTVLRDNTPSPPSRLSNSNGPVWTRDAGLDNPAFEESTEEDSVVGLECVVPRVKRPLSNPCIHLLRSVSSTSSGWDCMESPPLSAEEGCVKLPSLPEGEITAIEVHRANPYVELGISIVGGNETPLINIVIQEVYRDGVIARDGRLLAGDQILQVNNVDISNVPHSFARSTLARPCTTLQLTVLRERRCASRAPPSSSSSSSTPAAPHAPCSTPEGTPSSPNTLRITLHKRDSTEQLGIKLVRRTDESGVFVLDLLDGGLAAKDGRLRSNDRVLAVNEQDLRHGTPEQAAQIIQASGERVHLLIGRPSKPTPPVPPKSSSARDLYCLDHFLPNHSSSQSPVPAHLSRTSSHRDFSQCVTCKEKHITVKKEPQESLGMTVAGGRGSKSGELPIFVTSVQPHGCLSRDGRIKRGDVLLSINGQDLTYLSHSEAVGTLKASAASPSVQLRVLEVSMVEEHDHDELLPHTHDSDFDANWSPSWVMWLGLPSYLHSSHEIVLRRSHPGSWGFSIVGGYEESHSNQAFFIKTIVLGTPAYYDGRLKCGDMIVAVNSLSTAGMSHSALVPMLKEQRSRVALTVVSWPGSLV